One window of Staphylococcus chromogenes genomic DNA carries:
- a CDS encoding YIP1 family protein encodes MNHSNLLHIDAFEKKRHHPKLLRNLLLLIVLSIIAGILTPFVTDFTATFKEQGLPQEQIDGMTTIMPILTGIGVPFGNFFNWLIYFVIVLIIAKIAKSDVSVKSIWASTLLMLVILSVVAIVALLIQWMFGLKLPDINIASLNIFSPGQPQLAAINIQNILTAWLFGVILHSTCHLSKKWSAVLAVIHFIVVLSFSLFT; translated from the coding sequence ATGAATCATAGCAACTTATTACATATCGATGCGTTTGAAAAAAAGCGCCATCATCCGAAACTACTTCGAAACCTTCTTTTATTAATTGTGTTATCTATCATCGCAGGGATTCTTACACCCTTTGTCACAGATTTCACGGCCACTTTTAAAGAACAAGGGCTCCCACAAGAACAAATTGATGGCATGACGACTATAATGCCTATATTAACCGGCATTGGTGTGCCTTTTGGTAATTTTTTTAACTGGCTCATTTATTTTGTGATTGTGTTAATCATTGCTAAAATCGCAAAATCTGATGTGTCCGTTAAAAGTATTTGGGCGTCCACGTTACTCATGCTTGTTATTTTATCTGTGGTGGCTATTGTGGCCCTACTGATTCAATGGATGTTCGGCTTAAAATTACCTGATATCAATATCGCCTCTTTGAATATCTTTTCACCAGGGCAACCGCAACTTGCAGCGATTAACATCCAAAATATTTTGACGGCTTGGTTATTCGGCGTGATTTTACATTCTACGTGTCACCTTTCTAAAAAGTGGTCTGCCGTTTTAGCGGTCATTCATTTTATTGTTGTTCTCTCATTCTCTTTATTTACTTAA
- a CDS encoding HlyD family efflux transporter periplasmic adaptor subunit has product MIILSIVGIALLIIAGFIAKAVTGSNKDDKAAYDTYQVKTESPIKVTGKVSPESIKTYQNNAQLGDFVSVQVNEGQRVTQGTPLINYDINPNKRNELYQQVRQAEAKGDQTAINEAWKQLNQYDSQVNDSVYATFNGIVSDIKKTNVGKGEPILKLIADEPQIKTTVSEFDLNKISVGDDVNVTVTSTGKKGKGKIKSISELPTSYDQAQQAGGQGAMSGADPSGDSGEGQAMTASNPTETNPTGGDDSASSKYTVMIGDLDFDVRNGFSVEAEIPLDTIKLPSSVLTKDDHVYVVDKDGTVDKRQIKYDDNNGDLILKKGLKKGDKLIKNPDSDLKDGKKVEVSS; this is encoded by the coding sequence ATGATTATCTTGTCGATTGTCGGGATTGCCCTGTTAATCATCGCAGGATTTATCGCAAAAGCAGTGACAGGCTCGAACAAAGATGACAAAGCAGCTTACGATACATATCAGGTGAAGACTGAAAGTCCGATTAAAGTGACGGGCAAGGTTTCGCCAGAATCTATTAAAACATATCAAAATAATGCCCAGTTAGGCGATTTCGTCAGTGTACAAGTCAATGAAGGACAACGTGTGACACAAGGGACCCCTCTAATCAACTACGACATTAACCCGAATAAACGCAATGAGTTATACCAACAAGTGCGTCAAGCAGAAGCGAAAGGCGATCAAACAGCCATCAATGAAGCGTGGAAACAATTGAATCAATACGATAGTCAAGTAAACGATAGTGTCTATGCGACGTTCAATGGGATTGTATCGGATATTAAAAAGACAAATGTGGGTAAAGGCGAACCGATTTTGAAATTAATCGCCGATGAACCTCAAATTAAAACGACGGTCTCGGAGTTTGATTTAAACAAAATCTCAGTCGGTGACGACGTGAATGTTACCGTGACTAGCACGGGTAAAAAAGGAAAAGGCAAAATTAAAAGCATTTCTGAACTCCCAACAAGTTATGACCAAGCTCAACAAGCAGGTGGACAAGGTGCGATGAGTGGAGCCGACCCAAGTGGAGATTCTGGAGAAGGACAAGCGATGACCGCGTCTAATCCGACGGAAACCAATCCAACTGGAGGAGATGACAGCGCGTCTTCAAAATATACTGTGATGATTGGGGACTTAGATTTTGATGTGCGTAACGGTTTCTCAGTTGAAGCTGAAATCCCCCTCGACACGATTAAACTCCCATCGTCTGTGCTGACGAAAGATGATCACGTGTATGTGGTGGATAAAGACGGTACAGTTGATAAACGACAAATTAAATATGATGACAATAATGGGGACCTCATTTTGAAAAAAGGTCTGAAGAAAGGTGACAAACTCATCAAAAATCCTGATAGCGATTTAAAAGACGGGAAAAAAGTTGAGGTGTCCTCATGA
- a CDS encoding ABC transporter ATP-binding protein, whose protein sequence is MIELNHVNRSFKNGNETNHILKDIHLRIDAGEFVAIMGPSGSGKSTLINILGFIDRGYEGDYLFDGHNYQQRSDNELAAIRNRTVGFVFQNFKLIQNNTILENVSIPLLYAGLSARARKERVRAMLHEVGLYDKEQLVPNKLSGGQQQRVAIARAIVNEPKFIIADEPTGALDSKTSQDIMTLFLKLNKEQGTTMIVVTHDPKVAAQADRVIHILDGRIQKEEVNVHE, encoded by the coding sequence ATGATAGAACTCAATCATGTGAACCGAAGTTTTAAAAACGGCAACGAAACGAATCACATTTTAAAAGACATTCACTTACGAATCGATGCAGGTGAATTTGTGGCGATTATGGGGCCTTCAGGTTCAGGGAAAAGTACGCTTATCAATATTTTAGGGTTTATCGATCGCGGATACGAAGGCGACTATTTGTTTGACGGCCATAATTACCAACAACGTTCAGATAATGAACTGGCCGCCATCCGTAACCGTACCGTTGGCTTTGTGTTCCAAAACTTTAAACTGATTCAAAACAATACGATTTTAGAAAATGTGAGCATTCCCTTACTCTATGCCGGCCTTTCTGCAAGAGCCCGTAAAGAACGTGTGCGAGCGATGTTACATGAAGTTGGTCTTTACGATAAAGAACAACTTGTGCCGAACAAGCTTTCAGGAGGCCAACAACAACGTGTCGCTATCGCAAGGGCGATTGTTAATGAACCTAAGTTTATCATTGCGGATGAACCGACAGGGGCGCTAGACTCAAAGACTTCACAAGATATCATGACATTGTTTTTAAAGTTAAACAAAGAACAAGGTACAACCATGATTGTAGTCACGCATGATCCGAAAGTCGCCGCACAAGCCGATCGCGTCATTCATATTTTAGATGGTCGTATTCAAAAAGAAGAGGTGAACGTACATGAGTAA
- a CDS encoding ABC transporter permease, producing the protein MSNFNNIIHVALRSILKNKRRNIFTMIGIIIGIAAVITIMSLGNGFKETANKQFNDAGASKNTVLIDYIDNQMAEGKPPANTTPFTASDLDLAKQVKGVQDAKLKKNDQDGLSSEARSVNKKSDITIKPKTSARETQQGKGFTSDDNETSDRVATISSEVADSLFKGDAVGKTIYIDGMGFEVVGIQNEMVTPNLVQIPSNTLKRYLPNLTSATPQLEVKFNESMSKKDVANAVADKLNKSGSAVGSGTYQYTDMEALMKNINKVFDAITYFVAAVAGISLFIAGIGVMNVMYISVAERTEEIAIRRAFGAKGRDIELQFLIESVILCLIGGIIGLVIGIAIAALVDALTPDYIKSSVTLGSVLLAVGVSSLIGIVFGWIPARAASKKELIDIIK; encoded by the coding sequence ATGAGTAACTTTAACAATATTATTCACGTTGCCTTACGTTCTATCCTGAAAAACAAACGTCGTAATATATTTACGATGATTGGGATTATTATCGGTATTGCCGCGGTCATTACCATCATGTCATTGGGAAACGGGTTTAAAGAAACCGCCAATAAGCAGTTCAATGATGCAGGGGCCTCTAAAAATACCGTGCTCATTGATTATATAGACAATCAAATGGCCGAAGGGAAACCCCCGGCGAACACGACACCTTTCACGGCCTCAGATTTAGATCTTGCCAAACAAGTGAAAGGGGTACAAGATGCGAAACTGAAGAAGAATGACCAAGACGGATTAAGCAGTGAAGCCCGGAGTGTTAATAAAAAATCTGACATCACGATTAAACCAAAAACGTCCGCACGTGAGACCCAACAAGGAAAAGGATTCACGTCTGATGATAACGAGACCTCAGACCGCGTCGCAACGATTAGTTCCGAAGTGGCTGACAGTCTGTTTAAAGGAGATGCGGTCGGCAAGACGATCTATATTGATGGGATGGGATTTGAAGTAGTTGGCATTCAAAATGAGATGGTCACACCGAATCTTGTTCAAATCCCTTCTAATACATTGAAACGTTATTTGCCGAACTTAACTTCCGCAACGCCGCAACTAGAAGTAAAGTTTAATGAAAGTATGAGCAAAAAAGACGTGGCCAATGCGGTCGCAGATAAATTAAACAAAAGCGGCTCGGCTGTGGGCAGCGGAACCTACCAATACACAGATATGGAAGCGCTCATGAAAAACATCAACAAAGTATTTGATGCGATTACGTACTTTGTGGCAGCGGTGGCAGGTATTTCCCTCTTTATTGCCGGCATCGGTGTCATGAACGTGATGTACATTTCTGTGGCGGAACGTACGGAAGAAATCGCCATTCGACGCGCATTTGGCGCAAAAGGACGTGACATTGAACTTCAATTTTTAATTGAAAGTGTCATTTTATGTTTAATCGGAGGCATCATTGGTTTAGTCATTGGAATAGCGATTGCCGCCCTCGTTGATGCGTTAACGCCAGATTATATTAAAAGTTCAGTTACCCTAGGATCAGTCCTCCTTGCGGTGGGCGT